The DNA region GAGAATTTAAGCCCCAGTAAACGGCGGTGGTAACTATAACCATCCTAAGGTAGCGAAATTCCTTGTCGGGTAAGTTCCGACCTGCACGAATGGAGTAACGACTTCCCCGCTGTCTCAACCATAAACTCGGCGAAATTGCACTACGAGTAAAGATGCTCGTTACGCGCAGCAGGACGGAAAGACCCCGAGACCTTTACTATAGTTTGGTATTGGTGTTCTAAGTGGTTTGTGTAGGATAGGTGGGAGACTTTGAAGCCCGGACGCCAGTTCGGGTGGAGTCATCGTTGAAATACCACTCTGGCCACTTGGGACTCCTAACTTCGGCCCGTAATCCGGGTCAGGGACAGTGCCTGATGGGTAGTTTAACTGGGGCGGTTGCCTCCTAAAGAGTAACGGAGGCGCCCAAAGGTTCCCTCAGCCTGGTTGGCAATCAGGTGTCGAGTGTAAGTGCACAAGGGAGCTTGACTGTGAGAGCGACAGCTCGAGCAGGGACGAAAGTCGGGACTAGTGATCCGGCGGTACATTGTGGAATGGCCGTCGCTCAACGGATAAAAGGTACCTCGGGGATAACAGGCTGATCTTGCCCAAGAGTCCATATCGACGGCATGGTTTGGCACCTCGATGTCGGCTCGTCGCATCCTGGGGCTGGAGTAGGTCCCAAGGGTTGGGCTGTTCGCCCATTAAAGCGGTACGCGAGCTGGGTTTAGAACGTCGTGAGACAGTTCGGTCCCTATCCGCTGCGCGCGCAGGAAATTTGAGAAGAGCTGTCCTTAGTACGAGAGGACCGGGACGGACGAACCTCTGGTGTGTCAGTTGTACTGCCAAGTGCATCGCTGATTAGCTACGTTCGGAAGGGATAACCGCTGAAAGCATCTAAGCGGGAAGCCCACTTCAAGATGAGATTTCCATACACTTTATGTGTGAGAGGCCCCCAGCCAGACCACTGGGTTGATAGGCCGGACGTGGAAGCAAGGACTAACGACTTGTGAAGCTGACCGGTACTAATAGGCCAACAACTTACAACCACACCTCACCGATAAACCCACCCTTCAAAAGGGGTTTATCACCAAAGGTAAGTGTAAAAACCTGCATGCACGCGTCCACTCTACGGTTCCCAACCAACAAACCCACACCTAAAAAGGGTAGCAACGGTTCGTTGACACGGAAACCACATAACTACATACACGCAACACCAAACACTTCACACCACCACACCCCACAACAGGGTGCGGACCGGTAAAAAAGAGTTACGGCGGCCATAGCGTGGGGGAAACGCCCGGACCCATCTCGAACCCGGAAGCTAAGACCCACAGCGCCCATGGTACTGCACTCGCGAGGGTGTGGGAGAGTAGGACACCGCCGGACAACCAGTAAGAATAAAGGTCCCACAACGACGTGGGACCTTTATTAATTTAACAAGCTTTTTGTGACTTCAGTGACCAACCCAACAAAGCATGAGGCTGATCTTATGGAAAGACTTTTCTCACACACAACCGAGAACCACGCCATTGATGGCGATTCGACGGTCCTTAGAGATCGGGCCGCGCAGGCGGATATCCCCTTGCCACCATCGCAAGTCTCTGAAGCTTTTACCGATTTGATTCATCTCTGGTGGCCACTGGCTGAGTACAGCGTGTTTGGTGCCGAGAGTCACGTGGAGTTTGATGACGGTCAGCTCGTTGAAGAGGCCCTTGACGGTCGGCAGTTTCTTTGGGCGACGGTGCTTGACTCGCAGCCTTCGCAGCTAAAATTGGCTTGGTTTCTTGGTGCTGCTACTGGGTCTTCGACGAACGTTAGCGTTGATTTCGAGGCTCTGGAAACAGGCTGCCGTCTCAGCTTGCGCCAAAATGGTTGGCAACCTGGTGCTAGTGGCAAAGAACAGTTTGAAAAGTATCAGGACTGGCCTCACATTTTAGCCAGTTTCAGCCGATTCATGGGTGTTTAGCGGCTGTCGCTTAGAATAGATATTAGAGACGTAGATACATCAATAGGGGAGAGCCGGTCGAATCGACCGGATTCGCGGGACTGAGGAGTAATCATGACTGAGCACAACGGAAACGACCGAGGAGCGCGCCGCGGCGAACGGCCGTCTTTCAATAGTTCTCGAGGCCCCCGCGACTCCCAAGGTAAGGCACCGCGTCAAGGTGGTGGACGGCCAGCGAAAACCGGCCAAGATCGTGACGGTCAAAGTCGTGGTCCTTGGAAAGAACGCGGAAGCTTCAATAGCTCTTCTGATGAGCGCCGCGGCCGTCCAGACGGTGCAAATTCAGGCAGGCCGAATCGCGAAGGGGATCGTTTCCCCCGGCGCGATGATCGCTCGGCGAGCCCTCGCCGGAATGAAGGCGGCAGAGATGGCGAACGCGGCAGTTCCTGGAAGCCGCGGGATGCCGATAGTGGACGTGGAGCTGGCCAAGAACGCCAAGAGCGCCGGCCTTTTAACCGTGACTCGAATGGTTACGGTCGACAAAGCAACGATGATCGACGATCAGATGGCCGGCGTGGCGAAGACCGCCGTTCGGATGAGCGACGCAGCTCGGCGCCGCGTGGCGAGCGTCCAGGCCAACGTAGTGAGCGTAGCGATTCCTGGCAGCCGCGAACTCCGGGTCAACGACCGGGCGGAGAGCGTTCCTTCAACCGGGACGCTAATAGCTATCGTCGTCCAGATGGCGATGATCGCCGCACTGGCGCGCCCCGTTCTGATCGGAGCGGTGCGCCGCGAACCGACCGAGCTGGTGCACCCCGCGGAGATCGTCGTGATTCGCCCCGTCCAGATCTCGATCGTCGTGATTCGCCCCGTTATGACAGTTCGGCACGCGCTGAGCGGGCACCGCGCTCGGAACGTCCTGAGCGTAGTGCGGATGCTCCGGCCCGGATACACAACCCACGCGATCTGCGCAGCGCTAATCGTCCTGACCGGGAGCGTTCGCCGGAGATTGATGAAGGAGTCACGGGCGCTGAGCTGGATCGAGTCACCCGGGCCCAGCTGCGTACCCTTGAATCTAAAAATGGTGAGTGGGTAGCTAAACACTTAGTGATGGCTGGCCGCTTGATCGATGACGATCCGGAGCTTTCCTTCCAACACGCGCTGGCCGCTAGCCGGCGTGGCGGTCGCTTGGCCGCAGTGCGTGAAGCAGTCGGACTGACGGCGTATGCCGCGGGACATTATGCTGAGGCGTTGCGTGAGTTCCGCACGTACCGGCGTATTTCTGGCTCAAATGTGCACTTGCCGTTAATGGCAGACAGCGAACGTGGGCTGGGACGAGCAGACCGCGCACTAGACCTTGCGCGAAGTGAAGAGGTCTCCGAGCTCGATAGCGCTGGCCAAGTCGAAATGGCGATCGTCGTGTCTGGAGCTCGGGCGGACCTGGACCAAAAAGAAGCCGCATTGGCTGCGTTGGAAATCACGCAGTTAGATAAAAATCGCGCCTTTTCATACTCGCCAAGGTTATTCCGTGCTTATGCCGATGCTCTGGAAGCAATGAATCGCGCCGAGGAAGCGAATTCCTGGCGTGCTCAAGCGCGGCTCGCAGACGAAGCCTTGGGTACGAATGAGGACGATGAGCCTGAAATCATTGACTTGATTGATGACGAAGACGAAGAATCAGACACTGAGGCGAAGCCAGCGGTCGAGTGAAAACTGACGACACCCCGATCTCAGGCGGTATGAACACCTCGTCGCTTTTAGGCGAGTTCGATGCAGTTCTCAGCGACTTGGACGGCGTGGTTTACGCCGGTGCGCAAGCGATTCCGGGTGCGGTGGAAGCGCTTGAAGCCGTTGAAAAGCTTGGCATCGGCCTTGGCTACATCACCAATAACGCCTCACGGACACCGGATGCCGTAGCTGAGCACCTCCGTGAACTCGGTGCACCAGCCACCGCGCAACAAGTCTTTGGCTCCGCTCGCGCGGGTGCCGGTCTGCTAGCAGATCGGTTGGCTGTGGGATCGAAGGTTTTAGTGATTGGTAGCGCGGCGTTGGCTGATGAAGTAGCAGCCAAAGGCTTCCTGCTTGTTGATGGCGCAGCGGATCAGCCAGATGCAGTTATCCAGGGCTTCAGTCCTGAGCTTGGCTGGAAAGACCTCGCAGAGGCAGCGTTTGCGATCAATGCGGGCGCGCTTTGGGTAGCGACCAACACTGACCTGACCATTCCAGTTGCCCGTGGAATTGCGCCGGGAAACGGATCACTGGTGGCTGCTGTGGCCCAGGCCGTTAACGTGGCGCCATTAGTCGCAGGGAAGCCCGAAGCCACAATGTTCTTGCTGGCAGCTAAAGCGCTCAAAGCACGGCGTCCGTTGGTCATCGGCGATCGTTTGGACACGGATATTCTGGGTGGAAATAACGCGCAGATGAGCACCGCGCTAGTGCTCACCGGAATTGATACCGCCCAATCGGCATTGGCCGCACGAACGTCAGAGCGTCCAAATTATTTGCTGGAAAATTTGTTCGGGCTGCACCAGCCGTACCTGCTGCCAACGTTGGAGGGCAAGAGCTGGCATTGTGGCGAGGGTTCAGCAACGGTTGCCAATGATGTGCTGGAGATCCGTGGCGACCGGCAGGACCTAAATTCTTGGCGCGCAGGCTGTGCGGCCTGGTGGCAGGCCTGGCCAAACCTCGAAAGCGCCAAAACACCAGAGATTCGCTGGTTGACGAAGCTAGACTGAGGCTATGTCAGAATTTCCCGGACCGGCAGTTCCTGCCGAACAGGGCTCGCTGCTCGAATCTGAGCCAGCCAGTTGGCCCGAATCAGTCACGGCGACCGGTGATGCCGGCGTCGATAGGGTACTTGGTCTATTGGATACCTTGCCGGAGACTGCCACGGCCGATCATCCGCAGCAATTTGAACAGTTGCACGATGGTTTGCTGACCGAACTGGAGTCTGGCCCCGAAGAAGCGGAATCCCATAGCTGACATGGCGCGACTTGACCAGGAACTTCTGGCCCGAGGATTGGTCCGGTCTAGGACACAAGCGGCACAACTAATCTCAGAGGGTGCAGTATCCATCGATTCTGTTGTGGCGCGCAAAGCATCCCAGCCCATCTCGGCGGAGCAAACCCTATCGGTTCAAGAAGGCGGTGCTAATCGGTACGTCTCGCGCGCTGCGCACAAGCTACGTGGAGCTTTGGCTGAATTTCCCCAGATCGATCCGAACGGGAAGCGCTGCCTTGACGCCGGTGCCTCGACCGGTGGCTTTACTCAGGTTCTTTTGGAGTCGGGGGCAACCGAGGTAGTTGCCGTCGACGTCGGGCATGACCAGCTCGTGAGCGAGATTCGCGACGATCCTAGGGTTCGCGTGTTTGAAGGGCTCAACGTCCGGGACCTTGATGCTGCAGATATCGGCGGCCCTGCCGCTTTGACGGTGGCCGATTTATCGTTCATCTCGCTAACCCTTGTGGTCGGTCCGTTAGCGCAGGCCACTCTTGCCGGTGGCGATTTACTGCTTATGGTCAAACCGCAGTTTGAAGTTGGGCGCGAACGTTTGGCGAAGACCGGAGTAGTCAGTAGCGATCACGAACGTCGTCGAGCCGTTGCGTCGGTAGCTACTTCAGCGCTAAAAGCCGGCTTAGAACTGCGTGGCCTAGCTACAAGTCCGTTAGCCGGGCAGGACGGCAACATCGAGTACTTCTTGTGGTTGAGCAGAGATGCGCTGCCGAGTCAGTCTAAGCTCGAAGACGTGCGGCTCGTTGAAGCCGTGGCAAGCTTGTTGGAGCAATTGTGGCCGTCGAACCGTCCGATCGGGGCAGAAGAAAGTGGGTGAGCGCATATGAGGGCAGACCGACATGTGCTGATTCTTGCCCATACGGGGCGGGAAGACTCAATGGTTGCTGCCCTGCAGGTTTGCGAACAGCTCCGCGCTGCTGACGTGCAAGCGGTCATGGCGGTGGAAGATTTGGCTGATATGACCGCCCATTTTGGCCCGCTCAACGTGCCAGCAAAACGATTGGGCGAACTCGAAGGCGAAGTATCGCTGTTTCAACTGGAACTAGTTATGGTGCTGGGGGGTGACGGCACTATCTTGCGCGCTGCGGAGTTGGTCCGGAGCCTGGCGGTGCCACTGCTGGGCGTGAACCTGGGACATGTGGGGTTCTTGGCCGAAAGTGAGCGAGCGGATTTAGCTCAAACTGTTGAATGGGTAGTGCAGCGCGAATACACCGTTGAAGAGCGAATGACTATTGACGTTACGCTCTGGGTTGCTGGCGCTAAAGCGGCGCACACATGGGCATTGAACGAGGTATCGGTAGAAAAGAGCGATCGCGAACGGATGCTAGAGGTCGTCACTGAAGTGGACGGCCGCCCGTTGAGTGCCTTTGGCTGCGATGGGGTAGTGATGGCAACGCCTACCGGCTCCACGGCATACGCTTTTTCTGCTGGCGGCCCGGTCGTTTGGCCCGAAGTCGAGGCGATGCTCATGGTGCCCATCAGTGCGCATGCGCTCTTTTCCCGGCCCCTAGTGGTCTCTCCTACCTCGCGACTTGCCGTCGAGGTGCTGGACCGAACCGAGGCGCACGGCATCATGTGGTGCGACGGGCGTCGGTCCTGGCCATTACCGCCGGGCTCAAGGATTGAGGTGACTCGATCAGACATCCCCGTCCGATTAGCAAGAACCCACCAAGCGCCGTTCTCAGCTCGGTTGGTGCGCAAGTTTGAACTCCCAGTCCAGGGCTGGCGTGGACCCGTGCCGGGCGCAGAGTCCGCTGGCACCGAACCGATTCCTGTCGTTCGTTCAAAACGCCGCACCGCTTCGCGAGGACTCCCTTTGAAACAACCGGGAAGGCAGGATTGACCGCCGTGATGAGGGCAAATCGTGATTGAGGAAATCCGAATCCGAGACATGGGCGTGATCGCTGAGGCGACGTTGCCGTTAGGACCAGGGTTCACCGTGGTAACCGGTGAAACTGGTGCTGGTAAGACCATGGTGGTGACCGCCGTCGGGCTTTTGCTGGGGGCTCGCTCCGACGCCGGAGCCGTGCGGTTGGGGGCCAAAGCAGCTTCAGCAGAGGCAACCGTGCAATTGCCCTCCGGGCACGAGGCGTTAACTCGTGCCGAAGAGGCCGGCGCTGAAATTGAAAATTTCGATGGCGCAGCGGAGTTGCTGCTGGCCCGTTCGGTTGGCTCGGACGGACGTAGCAAAGCGTTCGTCGGCGGTCGCAGTACGCCGGTGGGCGTTTTGGCCGAAATCGGTGCGGAACTGGTAGTTGTGCATGGTCAATCAGATCAAATTCGGCTCAAGAGTGCCGTAGCGCAACGCGAAGCGCTTGATTCGTTTGCCGGTGCTGGCTTTGGTACTGACTTGGCGGAATACCGGTCGCAGTACGAACGCTGGCGAACCGCGCAAACTGAGCTTGAAAGCTTGCGGCACGCTGGTCGCGAACGCGCTCGCGAAGCTGAAGAGTTGACTCTAGCGCTCGCTGAGATTGACGAGCTGGATCCACAGGCCGCTGAAGATGAAGAACTGAAGGCCGAATCAGTCAAACTGTCCAATGTGGAGAGTTTGCGGTTGGCCGCGAGCGCCGCGCATGAAGCGTTGATTGCTGAAGAATTTGCCGAAGTAGCCGATGCCAACACTTTGGTCGATGGCGCTAAACGGGCTTTGGAACAAGTTGCTGAACACGATGATGTTTTACGCGTGCACGGCGAGCGGCTGGCTGAAGCCGGTTATCTTCTTGCGGACATTGCGGGGGAGCTGGCTAGTTATATTTCCGCACTTGATGGCGAGAGTGCTGGGCGGCTGGCCGCTATTGAAGATCGTCGCGGTCAGCTAGCTGGGTTGACCAGAAAGTTTGCGCCCACCATCGATGAAGTATTGGTTTGGGCGGACGCCGCGCGGGTGCGCCTTGACGAGTTACAGGATGATTCAGTCAAGATCGAGGCGTTGCAGAGCGAAGTCGATGCCGCTGACGACAAGTTGAACTCTTTGGCAACACAGTTGAGCACTGCTCGACGCAGCGCGGCCGCCGAATTGGCCCAGCGGGTGAGTACCGAACTCAAGGCGCTAGCCATGGCAGATGCTAGGTTGCTGATCGAAGTGACCGAGGCAGCTCGCGGTCCACATGGCGCCGATGAGATCGCATTTTTACTCCAACCGCATTCGGGGGCGCCGGCTCGTCCGATCGGAAAAGGTGCTTCAGGTGGCGAGCTCTCCCGAGTGATGTTGGGCTTGGAAGTTGTGTTGGCCGCGGTAGACCCAGTACCGACTTTTGTTTTCGACGAGGTTGACACCGGTGTTGGTGGCAAGGCTGCGGTAGAAATCGGCCGACGTCTTGCCGAGCTGGCCCGGCACGTCCAAGTGCTGGTGGTCACCCACTTGCCGCAGGTTGCAGTTTATGCAGACAATCACGTCCGGGTGCTTAAATCGGCCGAAGGTGGATTTACTTCCTCCGATGTGCAGGCGTTAGACGGTTCGGAAAGAGTGCGGGAGCTGGCTCGAATGCTGGCTGGACAGGAAGACTCAATCAGCGCTCAGGCACATGCGCAGGAATTGCTTGACGAGGCAGCTGAACAGCGCGTGGCCTAAGCCACGCACTGTTCAGATTAGCAACGAAGAACTTGGCTTGTGAGCTCAGATTCGTCCGCCGGCTTTGACCGCTCGCTCGGCACCGGAGGTTGCCGTTTTAGCCGAACTTGCTTTGATGTTGACGTCGACGGCGTTGTAAAACGCGTTCTCCGTGTCGGCGACATCCCAAACCGCGTAGACCACGTGGTAGCCAGAACGATTGGCGGGGATGTTCACGGTATGGGTGAGGTTATTAGAGGCAGGGCTGCCATCATGCTTTACGGTAGCAATCAGTTCTAACTCGGATCTGGTGAGCGGAGCATTCTGATTCCAGCCTTGCTTTGTGATGTAGTAACGCCACTGACTGGTTGCGTGCGGCGCGGTGTACGTCCAGGTGAACTTTTGTGCGCCGGTCGCAAGGTCGTTCTTATACCAACGAGTCGACGATTGCTGGTCAAGGATACCGCCGAACTGTCCACCAGCTGAGGCGAGTTTGCCGTCGGCCGAACCCTTCGCCGGGAAGCCTTTGGGAGCTTCTAAACTTTGTGGTTCGTATTGGATGGCACCGCAGTCTTTATTGAGACCAAGTTTGCACGCTTCTGAGCGGCTATGCGGGCCGGAAATGTAGCCGTGTGCGTTTGCTGCAGCTACACCGCCGAGCATAAGCGCCACCGTGACAATTGCGCCAGCAAACACTTTGAACATATTTTTCACTGCACTTCTCCTAAATGACGATCTGGATGTCCTGGGATTTCAGAAGGTTCAGAGCTGTCTCAAAAAGATGTGTTCAATGCGCCCAGATGCCAGCTTCGCGACCGGCGCGTCCCCATGAACTTCGAGTGGCTGCGCTAGAAGTCTATGAGCCCGCTGAGAGGCTGGCTAGGCGGGAAATTACGTAAGTAGTTTCCCGCTAACTAGCCAACTCGATGCTGATTTACGCCTCGTGTCGAACGCTGCCTGCGCGCTGATCGGCAGTTACATGCTATTCTTAAATTCCGTGGTGCAGCGATCATATTCCCGGTTCTCAAGTCCCTCCAACGGCTCTTCGGCGGCTATAACCCGCCATATTTTTGTCACTGGCGGTGTGGCTTCCTCTCTTGGTAAAGGTTTGACCGCATCTAGCCTTGGGCATCTCCTTCGAGCTCGTGGTCTATCCGTGACCATGCAGAAGCTCGATCCTTATCTGAATGTCGATCCCGGCACGATGAATCCTTTCCAGCATGGCGAAGTCTTTGTTACCGAGGACGGCGCAGAGACTGATCTGGACATCGGGCATTACGAGCGGTTCCTCGATGAAAGCCTTGAAGGCTCAGCGAATGTGACCACCGGTCAGATCTACTCGACCGTGATCGCCAAAGAACGCCGTGGTGAATACCTGGGAGATACCGTTCAGGTCATCCCGCACATCACCGACGAGATCAAGCGCCGGATGCGGCTGCCCGCCGAGCCAGATCACCAGGCAGGTAAATCGGCGCCAGACATCATCATCACCGAAATCGGTGGCACCGTGGGTGACATTGAATCGCAGCCGTTCCTGGAAGCTGCGCGGCAAGTCCGTCAAGACATTGGTCGCTCCAATGTTTTCTTCCTGCACGTCTCACTAGTGCCCTATATTGGCCCTTCGCAGGAACTTAAGACCAAGCCCACGCAGCACTCGGTTGCCGCGTTGCGCTCGATCGGCATTCAGCCAGATGCGATCGTGGTTCGTTCCGATCGTCAGGTTCCGGACGCAATGCGCGCCAAAATCGGTCGGATGTGCGACGTCGACACGGACGCGGTGGTCAACGCGGCCGATGCGCCCAGCATCTACGACATTCCGAAAACCCTGCACAGCCAGGGTCTGGATGCCTTTATTGTTCGTGCCCTCAACTTGCCATTTACCGATGTTGACTGGAGCACCTGGGACAAACTGCTCGTCGCAGTGCATAATCCTGCGCATGAAGTTGAAGTCGCTTTGGTGGGCAAATACATTGATCTACCGGACGCCTACCTCTCAGTCACCGAAGCGTTGCGGGCCGGTGGCTTCGCTAACAGTGCCAAGGTCAACATCCGCTGGGTGCCTTCGGACCTGTGTGCCACGGCAGAAGGATCCGCAAAAGCGCTCGACGGCGTGGACGCGATCTGTGTGCCAGGTGGCTTTGGCATTCGTGGCCTAGAAGGAAAGCTCGGCGCACTCAAGTTTGCACGGGAGAATCAAATTCCCACCTTGGGACTGTGCCTGGGTCTGCAGTGCATGGTGATCGAATACTCGCGAAATGTACTGGGGCTAGAGGGTGCTTCCTCCTCAGAATTCGAACCGGATGCGCCACACCACGTCATCGCAACGATGGAAGAGCAACTAGACATCGTCGACGGTAAGGGTGATTTGGGCGGCACGATGCGTCTGGGACTCTACGAAGCGAAACTGCTTGAAGGCTCGGTTGTTGCTGAGACCTACGGCGCGTTGAGCGCAAGCGAACGGCACCGGCACCGCTACGAAGTCAACAACAAGTATCGCGATCAACTCAGCGAAGCTGGACTGGTGTTCTCCGGAACGTCGCCGGAC from Renibacterium salmoninarum ATCC 33209 includes:
- a CDS encoding CTP synthase, producing the protein MLFLNSVVQRSYSRFSSPSNGSSAAITRHIFVTGGVASSLGKGLTASSLGHLLRARGLSVTMQKLDPYLNVDPGTMNPFQHGEVFVTEDGAETDLDIGHYERFLDESLEGSANVTTGQIYSTVIAKERRGEYLGDTVQVIPHITDEIKRRMRLPAEPDHQAGKSAPDIIITEIGGTVGDIESQPFLEAARQVRQDIGRSNVFFLHVSLVPYIGPSQELKTKPTQHSVAALRSIGIQPDAIVVRSDRQVPDAMRAKIGRMCDVDTDAVVNAADAPSIYDIPKTLHSQGLDAFIVRALNLPFTDVDWSTWDKLLVAVHNPAHEVEVALVGKYIDLPDAYLSVTEALRAGGFANSAKVNIRWVPSDLCATAEGSAKALDGVDAICVPGGFGIRGLEGKLGALKFARENQIPTLGLCLGLQCMVIEYSRNVLGLEGASSSEFEPDAPHHVIATMEEQLDIVDGKGDLGGTMRLGLYEAKLLEGSVVAETYGALSASERHRHRYEVNNKYRDQLSEAGLVFSGTSPDGKLVEYVELPREVHPYYVATQAHPELASRPTRPNAMFAGLVQAALARQSESRLLEV
- a CDS encoding NAD kinase, which produces MRADRHVLILAHTGREDSMVAALQVCEQLRAADVQAVMAVEDLADMTAHFGPLNVPAKRLGELEGEVSLFQLELVMVLGGDGTILRAAELVRSLAVPLLGVNLGHVGFLAESERADLAQTVEWVVQREYTVEERMTIDVTLWVAGAKAAHTWALNEVSVEKSDRERMLEVVTEVDGRPLSAFGCDGVVMATPTGSTAYAFSAGGPVVWPEVEAMLMVPISAHALFSRPLVVSPTSRLAVEVLDRTEAHGIMWCDGRRSWPLPPGSRIEVTRSDIPVRLARTHQAPFSARLVRKFELPVQGWRGPVPGAESAGTEPIPVVRSKRRTASRGLPLKQPGRQD
- a CDS encoding lytic polysaccharide monooxygenase: MFKVFAGAIVTVALMLGGVAAANAHGYISGPHSRSEACKLGLNKDCGAIQYEPQSLEAPKGFPAKGSADGKLASAGGQFGGILDQQSSTRWYKNDLATGAQKFTWTYTAPHATSQWRYYITKQGWNQNAPLTRSELELIATVKHDGSPASNNLTHTVNIPANRSGYHVVYAVWDVADTENAFYNAVDVNIKASSAKTATSGAERAVKAGGRI
- the recN gene encoding DNA repair protein RecN; the protein is MIEEIRIRDMGVIAEATLPLGPGFTVVTGETGAGKTMVVTAVGLLLGARSDAGAVRLGAKAASAEATVQLPSGHEALTRAEEAGAEIENFDGAAELLLARSVGSDGRSKAFVGGRSTPVGVLAEIGAELVVVHGQSDQIRLKSAVAQREALDSFAGAGFGTDLAEYRSQYERWRTAQTELESLRHAGRERAREAEELTLALAEIDELDPQAAEDEELKAESVKLSNVESLRLAASAAHEALIAEEFAEVADANTLVDGAKRALEQVAEHDDVLRVHGERLAEAGYLLADIAGELASYISALDGESAGRLAAIEDRRGQLAGLTRKFAPTIDEVLVWADAARVRLDELQDDSVKIEALQSEVDAADDKLNSLATQLSTARRSAAAELAQRVSTELKALAMADARLLIEVTEAARGPHGADEIAFLLQPHSGAPARPIGKGASGGELSRVMLGLEVVLAAVDPVPTFVFDEVDTGVGGKAAVEIGRRLAELARHVQVLVVTHLPQVAVYADNHVRVLKSAEGGFTSSDVQALDGSERVRELARMLAGQEDSISAQAHAQELLDEAAEQRVA
- a CDS encoding TlyA family RNA methyltransferase yields the protein MARLDQELLARGLVRSRTQAAQLISEGAVSIDSVVARKASQPISAEQTLSVQEGGANRYVSRAAHKLRGALAEFPQIDPNGKRCLDAGASTGGFTQVLLESGATEVVAVDVGHDQLVSEIRDDPRVRVFEGLNVRDLDAADIGGPAALTVADLSFISLTLVVGPLAQATLAGGDLLLMVKPQFEVGRERLAKTGVVSSDHERRRAVASVATSALKAGLELRGLATSPLAGQDGNIEYFLWLSRDALPSQSKLEDVRLVEAVASLLEQLWPSNRPIGAEESG
- a CDS encoding HAD-IIA family hydrolase, translated to MNTSSLLGEFDAVLSDLDGVVYAGAQAIPGAVEALEAVEKLGIGLGYITNNASRTPDAVAEHLRELGAPATAQQVFGSARAGAGLLADRLAVGSKVLVIGSAALADEVAAKGFLLVDGAADQPDAVIQGFSPELGWKDLAEAAFAINAGALWVATNTDLTIPVARGIAPGNGSLVAAVAQAVNVAPLVAGKPEATMFLLAAKALKARRPLVIGDRLDTDILGGNNAQMSTALVLTGIDTAQSALAARTSERPNYLLENLFGLHQPYLLPTLEGKSWHCGEGSATVANDVLEIRGDRQDLNSWRAGCAAWWQAWPNLESAKTPEIRWLTKLD